The window AATATTCCCATCACAATAGCCAGAGTTTTAGTGGCCTTTCTCTCCATTTTACTGATAGTTGCTCcagactttttgttttgacaGGTTGTGTTCTGGATGCTGCGTGCCTGTCTCTGTGCCACCATAAAAATCTTTAGGTAGATGGAGAACATTACGATAGCTGGGAGGTAAAACATAAAAATTGCTCCCATAATTGCAGTAGGCTTACTTTTATCTTGAAATAAAAGACATATATTAGATTGCCCTTTGCTCAGTCCCCAAATTGTGTTTCCAATTCCAATTAGTGCAGAAACAGTCCAGCTCACTAGGATCATGTTGACAATAGTACGGACATTTATTTTACTTCTGTACCTCAGAGGCTGACACACTGCGTAATATCTGTCAACAGATATACAACACAGGTTCAAAATAGAGGATGCGCACAGAAGCATATCAAAGGTGCTTCGTACCTTACAGAGTGAGTCGAGAAAACAACATGAGCATACAGCCAGTATAACACTAAAAGGTAAAACTAAAACCCCAACAAGCAGGTCAGCCAAAGCCAGAGAGAGGATCAGATAGTTTGTAGGAGTGTGGAGCTGTTGGAAGTAAATGATGGAGATTATTACAAGAAGGTTTCCACACATTATAAGAACTGATAAACAGCCAACGaatatacataataaatatgaaGTTGTAACTGCTGTCATGCCAGATATATTTGCTGATTCATTACAGAAATCATCAGACCTGTTGAGAAAGGATTTAAGTTCCATGCATAAATGATCACTAATACTGAGATAACATTTGCAACAAAATGcctttaatcaagaaaatataaCAGTATCAGTTTTCTGTATAGAGAGATTTTTCAGTGAATGTTAGAGCTCGGTATGTTTCACACCATGCCTATTAATCCTAGTTTGTGCATCTGTACTGACAGGGGTCCTTAGCCTCTGTGCAGCTGAGCAGTATTCTgagattatatttattttttctggaCTCATTAGCATATCAGGTTCAAGGGAGTGGCATTTAATGTAGACTAAAAATGATGAGTAATCTTACAACTccttgtgtatgtgcatgtgtgtgtttaatttacCACACATGAAGTTATCTTTTAAATGGATCACTGCAACTTTAAGAAACAATTTTATTGTGGTGGCTGTGGCTTTAAGCTTGGGGCACATATACAACCTCAGgggcgcgtggcggctgcatggcgtggtggctgcgtgatacaCGTGTCTGGTGTTCGCAGTAGCTGCGTGTCGGCCGCGTATCTGCTGcgtttttgctgctgctgtcagccctttctttctacatagagtttgccttttaatggccatttaacttaatgataaatgtgatttgtatttattttagacagagaaaggttaagaaacgtgtgataatttgtaaataatagtaataatccacaattaaaactcagtactatattcattcatggaactctccaagtcactctatgttctagaacactgtccggcacatatttcagaataaaagcctcgcgttaacaaatgaagggattctgtccacagaaaaaacgcttgagggcttttatttcaaaatgaaagcaggaagtgttgatttaaaccctaTACTTTATCGATTCATGGAGCTCTCAAAGTGACTgcgtgttccacagcactgactgctcatatttcagaataaaagccttgtgttaacaaatgaaggaattcggTCGATAGAAAAAATGCcggagggcttttattttgaaatgaatgcaggaagtgttgatttaaaaataattctttacttttttcctcTCCGTAACAtgttctacagatagacatcaaaactgtagtaaagtcttgctgatatgatgttaatatactgtcaatagatcactttcactgtctgtgacatattctacagatgtctagacatgtaaactgtagtaatcttgctggtatggtgataatatacagtcaatagatcaccttcactgtctgttgctgcagtgagacgcagctgagacgtgcGCGGCTCGCgtgaaaaataggcgagacctctattctatAAATAGAATCGAAAATAGAATAACGTTTGACGCGCGTCTCATGCAGGCGGTGTGGCTGCTCTAAtttgttaacatggacgccgaaataaaaaacaacatgccacgcagccgccacgcgctcctgacgttggaTGTGTGTCCACCACgtaagtgtgtgtgggggggggtcatcctttaatcacaaggttggcaGCTCGAACCTGTATAACATGTCCGCATGTctttgagcgagacactgaaccccaagttgctcccctgGCGCTGACAGCAGCCTACTGCTCACAAATGCTtagggttaaatgcagaggtaaAATGTCAACTATGTACCAGTACTTTGCTACATTTCAAGTCACATCTGTTACAGAGTAAAAGCAAAGGTCACATGAAAGAGTCCTGACAGTGGAGCTGGCTGGGCTTGTGTGCTGTGCACAAGGAGCCTTTTGCTTCTCCCGAGGGAACGCAAGGCAGGTGGGGCATGAGTCGGCCTCGGCCCGATGCTGCCAGCCACGGCAGCAGAAGCAGACATCCTGGCCATCCAAGGGCGGCAGATGATTATTTTGGGCACAGATGGCAGAGGATTTAAGGCATGTTGGAACAGAGCAGTTGAATATTTTGGTAAACACATATCTCTGAAGTAGCTTGTGATCAGGCCCTGGATGTGATATGGGATGTGGTAGTCAAACTGTGGGGAATGGACCCATACATGTTTTTGTACGATGAATTCTTTCACTGCCCTCTCTTGATTTGCTGCTGCCATTGTACTTGTTGGGGATGCAGATAGGACCTGGTCtatttattagaaaatattaaagataattatcaatatcaataaaattaatattaataaattatcaatatataataataacagggCACAAAATGACATGGCACATAAGctcaaaagacattaaaatgtctatcaaaagtaaataattatcaaaataattattaattatattgaataatatgatttcatttatattaaatCATCCTCGGGGCACTATTCTTTGAAACAAAGAGGAAATGATAGCACATTAATGTAGTCTCATAGATAAGTCTCATtaaatatgctaaactatcaatttgtaactttgattaataattaaattaataactataaccaaaatagatagtaaaggttgaaggatattggAGTTCTTGACACAGCAgtggttggcattattcactcgtGTACAATATAAgacagaccagcatgtataatccacaaacatttatttacaagttaataaaggtttaaaacacaatattaat is drawn from Sebastes umbrosus isolate fSebUmb1 chromosome 18, fSebUmb1.pri, whole genome shotgun sequence and contains these coding sequences:
- the LOC119477443 gene encoding trace amine-associated receptor 1-like; the encoded protein is MPHLPCVPSGEAKGSLCTAHKPSQLHFLIMCGNLLVIISIIYFQQLHTPTNYLILSLALADLLVGVLVLPFSVILAVCSCCFLDSLFDRYYAVCQPLRYRSKINVRTIVNMILVSWTVSALIGIGNTIWGLSKGQSNICLLFQDKSKPTAIMGAIFMFYLPAIVMFSIYLKIFMVAQRQARSIQNTTCQNKKSGATISKMERKATKTLAIVMGIFLICWTPFFLCTSFHLFNNNAIPPPVIQMFKWLGWSNSMLNPFVYGFFYTWFRTAFRMIITGKIFQVLS